In bacterium, one DNA window encodes the following:
- a CDS encoding YvcK family protein, with protein MSLNGQRNEHLLDRVRLWLRWLEPGLGVKRWIALMAGGIFLLSIGVVFIVNFKLPEELARAVVSTIEMVSIATGHAISPIAIGVALLLIGIVIIVYGIRETVGAIVGVFLPRGDPRLVGMILQQRQLQRGPKIVVLGGGTGLSTLLRGLKKISTNLTAVVTVFDDGGSSGRLRREQGILPPGDIRNCLVALAEAEPLLTKLFTHRFKGGDLDGHSFGNLFITSMSQVTGDLETALKECSKVLAIRGRVLPTTLRDVTLCAEMSDGTVVEGESAITRAGGTIRRVFLKPGRVPPLQDALDAIADADLIVLGPGSLYTSVLPNLLVDGVVGALRRSRALKVYVCNVMTQPGETRRFQASDHVRVLLEQGGRGLFDYVLVNTRRPRNQELLARYSQQGAEPVDPDVDAIRALGLHPVSEDLISEEELVRHDPRKIAAVLMQLLADVSPEVHRIPAPL; from the coding sequence ATGAGCCTCAACGGGCAGCGGAACGAGCACCTGCTCGACCGGGTGCGATTGTGGCTCCGGTGGCTGGAGCCGGGCCTGGGCGTGAAGCGGTGGATCGCGTTGATGGCGGGCGGGATTTTCCTGCTGAGCATCGGCGTCGTCTTCATCGTCAATTTCAAGCTTCCTGAAGAGCTCGCGCGCGCCGTCGTGAGCACGATCGAGATGGTCTCTATTGCGACCGGCCACGCGATCTCCCCGATCGCGATCGGGGTGGCGCTCCTCCTGATTGGGATCGTGATCATCGTGTATGGGATCCGGGAGACGGTGGGGGCGATCGTGGGGGTATTCCTTCCCCGCGGCGACCCCCGCCTCGTCGGGATGATCCTCCAGCAACGCCAGCTCCAACGCGGGCCGAAGATCGTCGTGCTTGGCGGCGGCACCGGTCTCAGCACCCTGCTGCGCGGGTTGAAGAAGATCTCGACGAACCTCACGGCGGTCGTGACCGTGTTCGATGACGGCGGGTCGTCGGGGCGGCTGCGCCGGGAACAGGGGATCCTTCCCCCCGGCGACATCCGCAACTGCCTGGTGGCCCTGGCCGAGGCCGAACCACTGCTGACCAAACTGTTTACGCACCGGTTCAAAGGCGGCGACCTGGACGGCCACTCGTTCGGAAACCTCTTCATCACCAGTATGTCCCAGGTGACCGGTGATCTCGAGACCGCCCTCAAGGAATGCAGCAAGGTCCTTGCGATCCGCGGCCGCGTCTTGCCGACGACGCTTAGGGATGTGACGCTGTGTGCGGAGATGAGCGACGGGACCGTGGTAGAGGGGGAGTCGGCGATCACACGCGCCGGCGGGACGATTCGCCGTGTGTTCCTGAAGCCCGGGCGCGTCCCCCCGCTGCAGGATGCGCTCGACGCGATCGCGGACGCGGACCTCATCGTCCTCGGGCCGGGGAGCCTCTACACCAGCGTGCTTCCCAACCTGCTCGTCGACGGGGTGGTAGGGGCGCTGCGGCGGTCGCGGGCGCTCAAGGTCTACGTCTGCAACGTCATGACCCAACCAGGGGAGACCCGGAGATTCCAGGCCTCGGACCACGTGCGGGTCCTGCTGGAGCAGGGGGGGCGAGGGTTGTTCGATTACGTGCTCGTGAACACACGCCGGCCCCGCAATCAGGAACTCCTCGCCCGATACAGCCAACAGGGTGCCGAGCCGGTCGACCCCGACGTCGACGCGATCCGCGCGCTCGGGCTGCACCCGGTATCGGAAGATCTGATCAGCGAGGAGGAACTGGTCCGCCACGACCCTCGCAAGATCGCCGCGGTCCTGATGCAACTGCTGGCCGACGTGTCCCCGGAGGTCCACCGCATCCCGGCGCCGCTGTAG